The genomic interval TGCATACATATATAAATGTTATGTCACTCCAAAAATCGCATTACTTCATGTATGAGTGTAATAGAAACAATGCAAGGGAGTGAAAACGGAATCGTCGCCGCAAGCTTAACGTTCAAGTGTAAACAAAACGTATTAGCATTGCCTTTTCGACGtgctaatttaataatttagtaCTAAGAATtgttacataaaatttattactaattttattGTGAATATCAATCTCCTACGTGACAGACTTCGTCGCTTGGACGCTCGATATCGTCACAGTGTAGTGCTTTCTTTATGAATTAGGGAATATACATTACTTTATGAGAAATCGAAAGGACTGAATGGGGAACAAGTAATTGATGGAAATTAGACGAATTCTTGCTACTTATTAGTACCATGTGTTTGCAATTAGGAGAGTAGTGGAGAATTCTAAATTACGTACGAACATCGTTCGCATGCATTAACGACACAAGTTTctcattatttattagatattttccGCAAATTGTCGCATTTCCTGGTCTCACATGTTGACTGTCGCAGCACCCGGACGAATCGCAAAATCCGGTATCAGCGCATCAGCCGCGACGCAGCAAAAATGAGATCTGCAGATGCGCATAATTTCCACGTGTCCAGTTCATCAACATTACTGACCGTTGGTTCGtaaaatttctggaaaaacgAACAAAAGGCCCCGGTTCTACGCGGCCGCGTAAGCAAGTCCAGGTGCGCGACTTTCTTCCGGCAGCCTTGCGACTTGGCCTTGCTTCGTTTCTTCACTTGTTCGACGCGCGGACGCCGCCGTCGGCGTCGCATCGGCGAAAGTGAAACACCCCACGCGCCTGCGGGTGCACTCCGAACCTATAAAACAAGCGTCCAGCGCCCCGACGGTCATCAGTGATTAGTTTTTCTAGCCAGAAGAACCCCGACGAACTGGTGTCTGTGGTTCCCAGACCATGAGGGTCCGCCGGTACCTAGTGGTCAGTGTGTTCACTATTTCCACATTTTTGTCAGTGTGTAAAGTGGTTGAGTGGTGCTACTGGGTGTCTCAAGATGGTGCCATCATGGAGCTGTGCAAAGAAAGTGTCTTGGCAATTTTATAGAGGATTTAGAGTGCGCTCGTCTTGAGACACCCGGTATATGCGTTTTATCGGGAGTCGTTGCTAACGTTAGCTTTAGATGATTTTCCCGAATTCGAGTTGGGTTGAATTGGTTATATAAAAGGCGATAGATGGCTCTGGGATGAGTCCCAAAGTGGCggccaattttaaaaatcagtcaAACCAATTCCTGTTAACACGAAAGCGAGGAGAAATGGGTAGGGAAAATTCTGATGGTAAATTAGACATAACGGACAACCCGTATTACATGTACACAAGATGTTCTATgtgaaaaagtgaaatttcgtttttccaaAGTTCGtgaaaatagattttcaatGGTTTGAGAATATATCCcgatttaaactaaaatttctcgaaaaatggTAAGGATAGCGATAGGAAAATGTATTAAGGAATTACCCCTTCTGATTGGTAGATTCATAATACCGTATAATACATTCGGCGTGTTATGGGGAGAAAATCGAACTTCCAGAGTTTAAAGAGAATCATGTAGAAAACACCCTCTAATGGGCATCGAAAGCGCGATGGTACTCGTTCATACGtcacttaaaaattaagagaaatAGATATAGGGATTTATCTGGATAAATAACAGTTTATagcagatttttcaaaaatgcataaaatacagggtcttGTATATGAAAAAGTAGAGCTTTAGCGTGTGAACCGGACTTAAAATGGTCCtgtaaaattgtgaaaatatgACCTTATGACAGTTCAAATTACTCGAAAACCGATAGATACGTGCagggattaaaaaaatatatattgttaGATTCTCCACAGCATACAGGGTGCCCCGTGATTATCTCAATCAAGAATATAAATCATTAGAAAATGTTTGCAACTGAGTTTGGCGtagagaaattaaagtaatcGAACAATGCACAGGGTTGTCTATACATGTGGGACAGGAGTTTTACCATTTTAAAAGTTCATAATATTCAATAAGGACTCCCTTTGGCCTTCGTGTATTTTCAGTACCTACAGAACAGACAGTCAGAAGTCACGCTTTGTTTCTGCTAGCGAGTAGATTGAAAACGTAAATAatcaaacagaaaatattgttCCTGGcaatttctatttcttttcGGTTTGTGTTTATAATGAGTTGTTTGACATTGATATTAGTGGTAGTAGTGCACTAACTTTTGGCCAAACAATGTTGACCACGGTGAAGATGATGCTAATAACGCTACTTTCACCCAAATATCACGTATCATTATGCATAATGAGCACTtcggtaaatttaaaaagacgGTACAAACGGATATTGATTATTATCAAATATACAGAGTCCCTCTAAAAGCGCGGTACAAAAGTTTACCGTAGATTTCTGAGGtgaaaacatgacgatttaacccaatttaccgtAGTTTAAAACAGAAGGGGTTTAATAATATACGATGACAGAATGACAATTAAAAACGGAgaaaaagtcttttttttttcgtttgtaATGGTACTATCTAAACAAACTGTCGCATTGAGGGGTTCTTAGGGGCGAGAAATTAGAATCCATTAACATTTTCGgtgcaaattttaaagaacgtCATCGGCGCTCCCTGAACCCTGTTTAAAgggacataacttttttaatatccggataaaatttatttatacctAAATCTGTGTTTTACAACAtgttctatgaaaaaaatatatcttgaTACAAATCCCTATGAGTATTCCTTTTTGAGATGTTTGAAGtgtaaagttcgctgcatgtcttgaaaaataactttaaagtgCATAGTTCCTCCTGcagttaaaacgaaaaaaattataatattcaatcagttttccatttttactattttttttaaattttaatattcatgtttttatttgactataccaattttttattatttattttgctgtgCTGTACGAGTGTACTTTGAAGGTTTTTTGCATGACATGCAGCGAAGTTTCCCCTTCGAATATCTAAAGACGAAACGCCCCTAGGGACTTGTACTAAGATAGttgtttttagtaaaatatgtccgtaaacacacaaatttagtcaaaaataaattttataccggatgcgtcattatatatttttttaatttccacttCGTCAtcctgtatttttaaaacactctacttttggactaaggcaAATTGTGTTAGATCATCATGTTTTCTCCTCAGAAATCTGCGGAAGAATTTTGTACGgaccttttaaaaatatcccaTATAATTAagcgaaaaaatgaaaaaaatcaatttaattgcTTACAGTGCATAAGACCATCAATGGTAAAGACGCCCTCGATTCAACAACACCCCATTGAGACCCGTCgcttctaaaaaaaatttatgttgttattattattaattattcctcCGATTATAACTAGGAACAGCGATTAAACGCATTAACGAGCCATTACACATCACATTGACCAAGACACACACCAAAACAAGACTTCTGCCTTAAATTTAATAGTCACCTACCGTGACAAATCACTTTACTGACCCTAATAAGGAAAACGTTTAATTTCGCTTTCTTTTAAGTCTACATGccataatacagggtgtagtTTATGGGTGGAAAGTACACGTAAATAGACCGGTCAACTTGTTTTTGTTCATTGCGTAACGCCTGCGAAGATCTCTTTTCGAAAATGTGCGATATCTTATCACATGGGCATCAAAAAAAGGTATTCGGAGATACCCGGGGGTTCGGGTTCATTGACAAGTGCACCTGAAATACTTTCACTTTTCTATTTATACTGAGAGATAACATGGCAAAATCGTGTTAAGCCGATGTCGAAGGCGGAAGAAAGCCCCGTATCGCACCATATATGTTGTGTCagggaaaatgttttatgaaatAGTTTCATTGTTATGGCTACTAATTGTCTCCTTCGTTTAGGTTGCCATCTTGGCAACGCTCCATGCTACGTGGACGGAAGGCAAAGCTGTGGTAGCCAACGCCCCCTTACAAGATGTAAAGACACCGTGAGTTTACATTAAcatcaaaaattactttttgtattaataaaatattcaggaCAGCCCAAAAAAGATATGACGACTACGCGCCCTCAAGTGCAGGTTTGAGTGGAACAGGAGTTTCAGCTCCAGGGGCTGCGGCTTATGGAGGAAGTGCCTCTGCGCAAGTCTCTTTCGATACTGGAAATGTGGATGTGCAGCAAGTTGATGTCCACCAGGTTAATGAAGGAGTTCGAGGTGAGTCATCACTCCCTTCTTACTCACCATTAAAAACACTACATTAATGCGCGTGGGGGAACAGGGCTCGAAGGAGGCTTCGACGCAGGCCTCCATGGAGGAGTCGATTTCCAACATGTCACTAATATCGACAACCATCATGTCATTGTCGATCACCATGAGGATCATCATCACATTGAGGACCATCACATTGAGGACCATCACGTTGACGATCATCACCATGACCATCATCACGATCCCGGTTATTGGAAGAAGAAGGTGACATGGAAGAAAGGCTGGAAAAAGATCTGGAAACCTGGCCAAAAGAAGATTTGGAAACCTCAGTGGAAAAAGTATTGGAAACCCATATGGGTTCCTACACAAAAACCTGGCTGGAAGGAGATTCAAGTGCCTGATTGGAAGAAGATTTGGAAGCCTGTCTGGAAAGAAATTAAAGTGCCTGCCTGGAAGGAAATCCAAGTCCCTGactggaaaaaaatatggaagcCAGTGTGGAAGCCTATCCAAGTCCCTGCATGGAAGGAAATTCAAGTACCGGATTGGAAGAAAATTTGGAAGCCTGTATGGAAGGAAATTTCAGTTCCGGCTTGGAAAGACATTGAAGTACCAGCCTGGAAAAAGTATTGGTACCCAGTATGGGTCAAAGAAGGAGTCCACGGGGACCATTTCCTAGGTAAAGATCACGAGGGCAACGAATACACCGCTCACGATATATGGAAAAAGAAGATGGTGTGGAAGGCTGCCTGGAAAAAGTACTGGAAACCAGCAAAAAAGCAAATATGGGTCAAAGACAAAAAACTTGAGTGGAAAGAAGCATGGAAGCAAATCTGGAAGACTGAGAAAAAGCAAATTTGGGTCTCTGACAAGAAACTTGTGTGGAAAGAGGCCTGGAAACAAATTTGGCGTACTGAAAAGAAGCAAATCTGGGTGTCAGACAAAAAGCTTGCATGGAAGGAAGCATGGAAGCAAATATGGAGAActgaaaaaaagcaaatttggaTTCCAGATAAGAAGTTGGAATGGAAAGCTGCATGGAAACAAATATGGGTGCCCGATTATAAGCAAATCTGGTTGCCCGCCTGGAAAGAGATATGGAAGCCTGTGATCATTCAGGAATGGTTTCCTAGTCCAGATCACCACGACCATCACCATAGCGAGCACCACAGTTGGGATAGGGCAGATAAAACACAGGAAGGTGAGTATGTCACCTCGGCAACGACAAATAGCATTCAAAAAAGACAGATAGAAATGGGGAAAAAAGATGAGGATAAGCACAGCTAACATTGAGGGTTGAAACAGATCGTCAGAAGTCGTGTTTAACAACAGATGAAGGACCTTTGTGTGTAAATAGTAATTTGTAAGTAATAATATAGGTAGAAGTAGACTGAGAGGTAGTATCAGTACAATGAATGTTTGATTGTGACGATAATCATCATGCCAAGATGGCGGAACTTATTAACGACAGAATGTGTATAAACTAGtccttattaaattataagGAATAAgctttattataatattacgatgtaattttgttattgttgttgttgtgtaattgtaaataaattattttccatactTGATGACTCTTCTGATAAAATTATCTATCTATCATTACTAAACGAAACTAAACACACCCCCGGCACCAAAACAACATTTACAAACACGGCCTGCTTAAACAATCAAAAACAATCAACGAACGCTTTTCTTTTCCTTAGAAGAACTTAACCACaatcaacaacaaaataacaatgaaTTTTCACTTGACAATTGACGTCACAAGGTAATCGTTTTTATACACCCAGATTCGACGAATGAAGGATATATATGTCTCCCTATGGGTATATAAGCGAGAGAACGACAGCACTATCTGTACCTACCCAGAATCGTTAAACTTCCATTATTTAAGCACAACAAAATTAAACCCAATAGCTAAAGTGACTCATTACCTAACGATCT from Euwallacea fornicatus isolate EFF26 chromosome 17, ASM4011564v1, whole genome shotgun sequence carries:
- the LOC136344356 gene encoding uncharacterized protein isoform X2, yielding MRVRRYLVVAILATLHATWTEGKAVVANAPLQDVKTPTAQKRYDDYAPSSAGLSGTGVSAPGAAAYGGSASAQVSFDTGNVDVQQVDVHQVNEGVRGLEGGFDAGLHGGVDFQHVTNIDNHHVIVDHHEDHHHIEDHHHDHHHDPGYWKKKVTWKKGWKKIWKPGQKKIWKPQWKKYWKPIWVPTQKPGWKEIQVPDWKKIWKPVWKEIKVPAWKEIQVPDWKKIWKPVWKPIQVPAWKEIQVPDWKKIWKPVWKEISVPAWKDIEVPAWKKYWYPVWVKEGVHGDHFLGKDHEGNEYTAHDIWKKKMVWKAAWKKYWKPAKKQIWVKDKKLEWKEAWKQIWKTEKKQIWVSDKKLVWKEAWKQIWRTEKKQIWVSDKKLAWKEAWKQIWRTEKKQIWIPDKKLEWKAAWKQIWVPDYKQIWLPAWKEIWKPVIIQEWFPSPDHHDHHHSEHHSWDRADKTQEGEYVTSATTNSIQKRQIEMGKKDEDKHS
- the LOC136344356 gene encoding uncharacterized protein isoform X1 — its product is MRVRRYLVVAILATLHATWTEGKAVVANAPLQDVKTPTAQKRYDDYAPSSAGLSGTGVSAPGAAAYGGSASAQVSFDTGNVDVQQVDVHQVNEGVRGLEGGFDAGLHGGVDFQHVTNIDNHHVIVDHHEDHHHIEDHHIEDHHVDDHHHDHHHDPGYWKKKVTWKKGWKKIWKPGQKKIWKPQWKKYWKPIWVPTQKPGWKEIQVPDWKKIWKPVWKEIKVPAWKEIQVPDWKKIWKPVWKPIQVPAWKEIQVPDWKKIWKPVWKEISVPAWKDIEVPAWKKYWYPVWVKEGVHGDHFLGKDHEGNEYTAHDIWKKKMVWKAAWKKYWKPAKKQIWVKDKKLEWKEAWKQIWKTEKKQIWVSDKKLVWKEAWKQIWRTEKKQIWVSDKKLAWKEAWKQIWRTEKKQIWIPDKKLEWKAAWKQIWVPDYKQIWLPAWKEIWKPVIIQEWFPSPDHHDHHHSEHHSWDRADKTQEGEYVTSATTNSIQKRQIEMGKKDEDKHS